A portion of the Hypomesus transpacificus isolate Combined female unplaced genomic scaffold, fHypTra1 scaffold_226, whole genome shotgun sequence genome contains these proteins:
- the ccdc169 gene encoding coiled-coil domain containing 169 isoform X1 yields the protein MGETDLSKYDIFCLQAELEQEREIKEMLEESISDLRSTLSGLQERLHSVDGEGNEWKTRYETQVDLNGQLKRQTTLLHERLEDLQGNPVDRLASIRSYDDMPMDALRQRLTLLTNEKAGLQGQLTDCRQRIEQEGKAFHKTNDERRAYLSEIAKLSSTLDANRRQYLCQPRGAPESQQRGKPSKLPVSDSTKGGRGAGGGAGRGAGGGAGRGAGRGAVRKEVVGSRLPKLKH from the exons ATGGGAGAGACAGACTTGAGCAAATATGATATATTTTGCTTGCAGGCCGAActggaacaggagagagaaattAA GGAAATGCTGGAGGAGTCCATATCCGATTTGAGGAGCACTTTATCTGGACTGCAAGAGAGACTTCACAGCGTCGATGGGGAAG GTAACGAGTGGAAAACTCGGTATGAGACCCAGGTGGACCTGAATGGACAGCTGAAGAGACAGACCACTCTCCTTCACGAGAGACTGGAGGATTTACAAGGAAACCCAGTAG ATCGATTGGCCTCAATACGATCGTATGATGACATGCCAATG GATGCACTGAGGCAGAGACTGACGCTACTGACCAATGAGAAGGCCGGCCTGCAGGGTCAGCTGACAGACTGCCGTCAGAGGATCGAACAGGAAGGGAAG GCATTTCATAAGACCAACGACGAGAGGCGTGCGTATCTGTCAGAAATCGCTAAG cTGTCTTCCACCCTGGATGCCAATAGGAGGCAGTACCTATGCCAGCCACGAGGGGCACCAGAGAGTCAACAAAG GGGAAAACCAAGCAAGCTGCCTGTGTCTGATTCtacaaaaggaggaagaggagcaggaggaggagcaggaagaggagcaggaggaggagcaggaagaggagcaggaagaggagcagtgAGGAAGGAAGTTGTAGGGAGTAGATTACCAAAACTAAAGCACTAG
- the ccdc169 gene encoding coiled-coil domain containing 169 isoform X2: protein MGETDLSKYDIFCLQAELEQEREIKEMLEESISDLRSTLSGLQERLHSVDGEGNEWKTRYETQVDLNGQLKRQTTLLHERLEDLQGNPVDRLASIRSYDDMPMDALRQRLTLLTNEKAGLQGQLTDCRQRIEQEGKAFHKTNDERRAYLSEIAKLSSTLDANRRQYLCQPRGAPESQQR from the exons ATGGGAGAGACAGACTTGAGCAAATATGATATATTTTGCTTGCAGGCCGAActggaacaggagagagaaattAA GGAAATGCTGGAGGAGTCCATATCCGATTTGAGGAGCACTTTATCTGGACTGCAAGAGAGACTTCACAGCGTCGATGGGGAAG GTAACGAGTGGAAAACTCGGTATGAGACCCAGGTGGACCTGAATGGACAGCTGAAGAGACAGACCACTCTCCTTCACGAGAGACTGGAGGATTTACAAGGAAACCCAGTAG ATCGATTGGCCTCAATACGATCGTATGATGACATGCCAATG GATGCACTGAGGCAGAGACTGACGCTACTGACCAATGAGAAGGCCGGCCTGCAGGGTCAGCTGACAGACTGCCGTCAGAGGATCGAACAGGAAGGGAAG GCATTTCATAAGACCAACGACGAGAGGCGTGCGTATCTGTCAGAAATCGCTAAG cTGTCTTCCACCCTGGATGCCAATAGGAGGCAGTACCTATGCCAGCCACGAGGGGCACCAGAGAGTCAACAAAGGTAG